In a genomic window of Cuculus canorus isolate bCucCan1 chromosome Z, bCucCan1.pri, whole genome shotgun sequence:
- the SLC25A46 gene encoding mitochondrial outer membrane protein SLC25A46: MHPRRPEGFDGLGYRGSGREEPGPGARPFGSASELGHWVSSPPDIPGSRNLHWGEKTPPYGAGTPLAGTGLNEEPSLGAGGPGAEQLNRFAGFGIGLASLFTENVLAHPCIVLRRQCQVNYHARNYHLTPFTIVNIMYSINKTQGPRALWKGMGSTFIVQGITLGTEGIISEFTPLPRELSHKWNLKQISGHLLLKGLTHVIAMPFYSASLIETVQSEIIRDNPGILDCVKEGIGRVVGMGVPHSKRLLPLMVLTFPTALHGVLHYVISSIIQKIVLFILKRDNSHNLPTESSTSVQSMLDAYFPELIASFAASLCADVMLYPLETVLHRLHIQGTRTIIDNTDLGYEVLPINTQYEGMRDCINTIKREEGMLGFYKGFGAVIVQYTLHVAVLQFTKIIYSTLLQNVS; encoded by the exons ATGCACCCGCGGCGCCCCGAGGGCTTCGACGGCCTCGGCTACCGCGGAAGCGGCCGGGAAGAGCCAGGCCCCGGGGCCAGGCCCTTCGGCAGCGCCTCGGAGCTGGGCCACTGGGTGAGCAGCCCGCCCGACATCCCCGGCAGCCGCAACCTGCACTGGGGGGAGAAGACGCCGCCCTACGGGGCGGGGACGCCGCTGGCGGGCACCGGCCTCAACGAGGAGCCCAGCCTCGGGGCGGGCGGACCCGGCGCCG agcagttgAACAGATTTGCAGGCTTTGGTATTGGTCTTGCAAG cctatttacagaaaatgtattggcACATCCTTGCATTGTTCTCCGCCGTCAGTGTCAG gTTAACTACCATGCCAGAAATTATCATCTCACTCCGTTTACTATTGTCAATATTATGTACAGCATCAATAAGACACAG GGTCCAAGAGCTCTCTGGAAAGGAATGGGCAGCACTTTTATTGTTCAGGGCATAACCCTGGGAACAGAAGGCATCATCAGTGAATTTACACCTTTGCCAAG ggAGCTTTCCCATAAATGGAACCTCAAGCAGATAAGTGGACACCTGCTACTCAAAGG TTTAACACATGTGATAGCAATGCCTTTTTATTCTGCGAGCCTGATTGAAACTGTACAG AGCGAAATCATTCGAGATAATCCTGGCATCCTGGACTGTGTGAAAGAAGGAATCGGCAGAGTTGTAGGTATGGGAGTACCCCATAGCAAGCGTCTCCTTCCTCTGATGGTCTTGACTTTTCCAACTGCTCTACATGGAGTTCTTCACTACGTCATCAGTTCTATCATCCAGAAGATTGTTTTGTTCATTCTGAAAAGGGATAATTCCCACAACCTTCCAACTGAGAGCTCTACTTCTGTGCAGAGCATGCTGGATGCATATTTCCCAGAACTTATAGCTAGCTTTGCTGCTAGCCTTTGTGCTGATGTCATGCTTTATCCACTGGAAACAGTTTTACACCGCCTTCATATTCAAGGGACACGCACAATAATTGACAATACAGACCTTGGCTATGAAGTGCTTCCCATCAATACCCAGTATGAGGGAATGAGAGACTGCATAAATACTATAAAACGGGAAGAAGGAATGCTAGGTTTTTATAAAGGATTTGGAGCTGTTATAGTACAATATACCTTGCATGTGGCAGTTCTACAATTTACCAAAATTATTTACTCAACACtgctgcaaaatgtttcttaa